One Rhododendron vialii isolate Sample 1 chromosome 2a, ASM3025357v1 genomic region harbors:
- the LOC131317177 gene encoding F-box protein CPR1-like has protein sequence MSDGGTINNSLWGNLPLEMVAHVLSLLPIKSQCKFKCVSPSWNSLISSPNFAKTNKPSKTILISNSQGLYSVDFAAPNLTAEKLDFPSAEGKLTYGCGSCNGLVLVCVEDVDSNSNFLLLNPFTRECKKLPQSPFYDTSSSARIKLITTRTHTILPGLGYDSSTDDYKVAMLLYTCMPESEYDHAGNVSEVIVYSLKTDSWRRIQDCHYDPVEPQCGIHFLNIPLTCSRVYGLLRVATFWVLSSCSLFAEPLLGFLFNERLHWLSEKTGDLDGSMVVAAFNFPNENFTEVHLPDTFDTIYEVEYHHMVILGGCLCLVTWPRFGDEMEVWMMTKYAVRESWIKFTILNHSRMSLGNVLHLSAEGEFVLRRYGEIDGTKLVAYNLKKETLTDLVVGGIPIRFNHGDNYIETLVSPNHGGRIRRQCEASSGDHVQRFICYLNIRNVQ, from the exons ATGTCCGACGGTGGAACCATCAACAACTCCCTCTGGGGAAACCTTCCACTGGAGATGGTCGCCCATGTACTCTCTCTCCTACCCATAAAGTCTCAATGCAAATTCAAGTGCGTTTCTCCCTCATGGAATTCCCTAATATCCTCACCCAATTTCGCCAAAACCAACAAACCTTCAAAAACCATTCTCATTTCCAACTCTCAAGGTCTCTACTCCGTTGATTTTGCCGCCCCGAATCTGACCGCAGAAAAGTTAGATTTTCCTTCAGCTGAAGGAAAGTTGACGTATGGTTGTGGCTCTTGCAATGGCTTGGTTCTAGTTTGTGTTGAAGATGTTGATTCCAATTCCAACTTCTTGTTGCTGAATCCATTCACTAGAGAATGTAAGAAACTGCCCCAATCCCCCTTTTATGACACCTCTTCGTCTGCCCGAATCAAACTCATTACAACCAGAACCCACACTATTCTACCTGGGTTGGGTTATGACTCATCTACGGATGATTACAAGGTTGCGATGCTCCTTTACACTTGTATGCCTGAATCTGAATATGATCATGCTGGTAATGTTTCTGAGGTGATTGTCTATTCACTAAAAACTGATTCTTGGAGGAGAATACAAGATTGCCATTATGATCCCGTGGAAcct caatgtgggattcattttcTTAAtatccccctcacgtgcagccgcgtttatGGTCTAttacgtgtggccactttttgggtcctatcatcgtgcagccttttcgctG aaCCTCTTCTTGGGTTTCTCTTTAATGAGCGTCTCCATTGGCTAAGTGAGAAAACTGGTGATTTGGATGGTTCTATGGTTGTTGCCGCTTTCAATTTCCCAAATGAGAATTTCACAGAAGTGCACCTGCCTGATACATTTGATACTATTTATGAAGTTGAGTATCACCACATGGTGATTCTTGGGGGTTGTCTCTGTTTGGTTACTTGGCCAAGATTTGGTGACGAAATGGAAGTTTGGATGATGACGAAGTATGCGGTACGAGAGTCGTGGATCAAATTTACAATTCTAAATCACAGCCGGATGTCTCTAGGGAACGTGTTGCATTTGTCAGCAGAAGGCGAATTTGTATTGAGAAGATATGGAGAAATTGACGGTACGAAACTAGTTGCGTACAATCTGAAAAAGGAAACACTGACAGACTTGGTGGTTGGTGGCATTCCAATTAGATTTAATCATGGGGACAACTACATTGAGACTCTTGTCTCTCCTAATCATGGAGGCCGGATTAGGAGGCAATGTGAAGCTTCTTCAGGTGATCATGTTCAAAGATTTATCTGTTACTTGAATATTAGAAATGTACAATGA